Sequence from the Numida meleagris isolate 19003 breed g44 Domestic line chromosome 2, NumMel1.0, whole genome shotgun sequence genome:
GGCTGCCACTCAGGTCCACCCCAAGTTTGAAAGGAAGGTGCTGATCCCCCATGTTGAGGCTAAggtggggctggcagtggaaCAGAGATCCCTGTTTATCCTCATGCTCCCTTCAGGCACCAAGAGCTTGGCTTACAACCTTCCCCCAAATTTCTAAGCATTGAGTGATAACATTAAAGCAACACCACTGCCATCCATTTAAATGCCTACACCCTTTTTATTGTGATTAGGGCGATCTGTTTTCTAGTGCGTTCCAGCCCTCTCTCCTTCTGTTCAGAATCAAGCACACCTTTGGCCTGACAAAACCAATCGCTAAAGCTCCCCAAGGCACACCCTGCAGACTGCGATTAGCGCAGGGCCTGTCTCACTATGAGGCAGCGAGCAGCCTGATAAAGGACAAAGTGCACCTGCATGTCGGCCTGTGAGGAACTTTTTTTCAGCACCAAGCCTCGCTAAGGATGAATTATGGCTTACGGGCACCGACACCCCGCCGCACAGCAGGCCGAGGGGGACGTGCCACAACTCGCCCTGCGTGGAGCCCGGCTTTCAGCCCGTCCTTCACCTCCACACCACCGCGATAGGCCGCGCTGCCCCCTCAGCCCCTATCCGGCGGGCCACCCCCTTCTCACCACCAGGGCCTACCTACACGGCCTCCCCCAGCCCCGAGGCCGGCAGCGGAGCCCTCAGAGCCCGCCTTGGCACGGCCGTGCCGGCCCGCTCCGGCTCCCGGCTCCGCCGCCGCCCCACGCCGTTCCCATAGCAACAACAACGCGCCGAAGGTGGAGGAAAGCGCGGGGCCGCGCATGCGCACGGAGGGGAGCGCCGCCCTCCACAGCGCGGCCGCCATCTTAGCGCCCTCAGTTCTTGAGTGTCCTGGAGAAGTGAAACGGCGATAGGAAGCATCATTTCTCCCTCGTGGGGAAGAATAGGGCGACGTACGGCTAAACACAGCGGAGGAATCTCCGCCTGCCCTTCTCCGGCATCGAGCAGCCCTGAAGCAGCTTTGGGGTGCGTTCCAGCAGCCCCGTGGCTCAGCACACCCCGCCCCAGTACAGCCGCGCAGGAAATCCTTACACAAACACTTGTTATCTGCAGTGCTCTCAGCTGTTTATTCACATTGCATCACACACTCCTCCCCACAACGTATCACAGAGAGGGGGAGGGCGCACCTTGTTTTATTTGTTAGACATCATACTGGCACGATGGAATGTAGGCTAGTCAGAGAaagtcaggtttttttttttttaaccaactCATTTCatcaacacatttatttttgtgactgCTGTTAGAGATACAAGGGGTTCCTGCGTAAAATCACATTGGCAGCTTACAAAGGTTTCACACCTCACCAAAGGGGCTTTTCAGATGCAAACTCTTCAAAATTTCTGTGGGGAAACATTAAGTCGGAGCTATATCACACTTCAAAAGTATTAGAATGCCAAACCCAggcatattttaaatgttacatttaAATATTACCCAGAAGAACACTAATAAAGTTACAAAATACAGTAATCCAAGGGTCTGAAAGCTTATGGTAAAGATAGGGAGACTGTGTCTTCATTAACGATGAATAAATATAACATTTAAATAGCTGAAACACACCAAATACCTCACgccttaaataaaaaaaataaaatagatgtttACAGATCTCTCTATTTTAGAAATCAGTGCTGCCAGAAGCTTCTAAATTACAAAGCTGGAGGCTGGCAAATACACAGGACAGACGGTGACATAAAACACAATGCTGTCTTACAGACACGGCCTCTACACCCTGGCTGAGGCCTCGCAAAGCTAGTTCAGACTTTGTCATTTTGGGCAACAGCAGCAAGAGAGGTCACCAATTGTAGGGCTGAGTAAAACAgccaaggggaagaaaatgggtACTCCACTATGTCCCCTAAAAAGCTGGGTATGGTAGTGCCAATCAAAGAGAACCAGACTGCCATACCCATTCGCCTAGTATGCAATCATTTAGGCTGCCAGCCTCTGAACAGCGTAccatatacaaaaataaagggCAGTTCTctaaaacaatatatttttttcctcaagaacCCCTCGATATGAGGTTTATAGATGCAGTACACAGGCCACCACTGGGACAGATTTAGGTTATCCTTCTATTACTCCTTGGGCTTTATCACGTGCTCCCGAAACATGGAATACAGCACACCtatgtgacagaaaaaaaacaaataatatgaggaaaaagaaagctggaTTAAATGCAAAGTGTTCAgaatctgaaactgaaatagcatttcccttcctcatctgtcatctgagttttgtttctttcgTTTCTGTTTAAGTAGCCATGATGAACACTACAGAATTTTTTGTACACAGAAACTTTTCCTTGTCTAGCTGTAAGCAGATCCCCAGCCAACTCTAGTCTGTTTTGCAGCCAAAGTCAAGCTTTGCTCTTGCACTTGACTGGGAATGCAGTGTAAGCAAGCAGCGTTTCATGGGATACACATTCACACCAATACACAGCTGAAATACTTAAATAAGGCCTAGAAAGTACAAATGTCTCAGTGCATTCAGGGAGAATTCCTGAAAATAATATCGCTCTCTGTGCAAGCTGACTTTCCAGTGCATTAAGTTCGGAAACAGCAACATATTTACACAGGAAAACATTAACAGCAGgtggtctttttttctgtgcctctAATTTCCATATCCAGAAGCTTCCCACATGTAAAAATAGTCAAAACTTCTACTCTCAAAGCTAGTGGAGTTTAATACTCAACGCATGTACTACAACATCCACCAGCAGGAAAAGAGGTGCAAGAAAGTCTCCACAAACCATGGAGCACACATCGAGATCAGCCTCCTGCTCAATACGTACCGCACGTTATTGCTCCCACAACAAAACCCTGCGCTGCCACACGCATGTGAATCAGGTGTAGCGACATTTTCATGTTCCCCCGGTGCTTCAGTTTGTACAGCCCATAGCCCACCACCACGGCAAAGCCAGCCATccctgcaaaggagaaaaacatccaCGTGAGTAAGGATCACCTCCCACGTCTTGGTGGCTTTCATCTGCCTCAAGAAATATTATCCTGAGAATAAGCATGTTTTTGTCTAATCGCTCTCTGCATACAGGGCAAGTCCCCGTCCTTCCCACTGCTTTCTACCTCATTTAAGTCACAAGTCAGCAGGGAAGGCAGTGACAAGTTCCAGTGGTgttaaaacacaacagcagaaaCTCAGGGATCATTCTCAAGGTGTCAGAATTTCTTCGATATTTCTCAGAAAGCACAagtgctgcttgttttcttggaAGGAAGCTCACACCCAAGAAAACTGCTCCGCTTTGGCTGGGAcactcagtgctgctggtgtgtGGATGCATCCTAACATACCACCTGCCTGCCGAGGATGTTATTTCGGGCATTCTCACATTTGGCCTGATTTCACCGGGACACAAGTCATAAGTTCCCTGTCCCACACTACAGGACAGAGTTTCAGCAAGGTCTCTTCACAGGGACACCATTCATTTCAGTCCTACAAATGAAACAGCCTAGGCTGTGCCATTTCCTGCTGGTATACAGAAATGCTCTCACAGAACAGCAGTGCACAACAATTCCCAATCCTTGCCACTTCAATCCACATTTAGGATGATTATTTACATACTCCAAGGAAGGCTGCCAAGTTTTAAGGATTGTGTATATTTTACTGCCAAAAGCAGACAGCCTGGCTACCTGAACAAGAATATTACCAGTTCCACCTGAGAAGCTAACAGCCTTTCCCTGTGCATGATTTACAGAATAGCTTCATTAAATACAAATTAAGAATTCTAGTGCCTGCAAGTCAGCTCTGAAGGAGGTTGAGGGTGAGATGATCTGCCTGGGGGAACCCAGCCCACAGAGTCTGCAGTCTGCTCCAGTGAGCCACAGAGCAAAGTCCTGTGACCACAGAAACCAGAAGCAGCAATCAGCTGTCATGGAGCAGCTCACCCCGACTGACCTGAACACCGTCCATTTAAGGCAGCTGGAAATCAACCTCTGTCTCCTGTTAGAGGTGGTTCCCTATCCCAGGAAAGTTCTCAGGGTGCACACAGACCTCTCCTCGAGGCTCTTCTGGTGGCTCAGCAGAGGCTGAGAACTTGACCAATTTCAAGCTGGGGAACCACTAAACCTAGTGGGAAATTGCATTTGGACTGTGGGACCGCAAAGGAGAAAGATGGAATCTTTAACATGCGGGATGAATTCTAGATCCTTGTGTTTGCTATTTTGTTAGCTGGAAAGTCACTTTGTAGCGATGACATAGCTCCCAGTGAGATACTTTAGAACAGCTGCTAAACACACTCCTTGCCACCTAACAGGATCACCTAGGTGAGTTTCAAAAAACATGCTTAAGTGTTTCGGGGCTTTTTTTTGGAGGTTCTGGGTTTGCTATTTAAGATGAGAGGCCTCATCGATTGCTCtcttcacaca
This genomic interval carries:
- the HIGD1A gene encoding HIG1 domain family member 1A, mitochondrial isoform X3 produces the protein MSSGHEPIYPEYETETSQTSKLLRKFKETPFVPIGMAGFAVVVGYGLYKLKHRGNMKMSLHLIHMRVAAQGFVVGAITCGVLYSMFREHVIKPKE